The DNA sequence AAGCACCGCCTCCAGGTGGCCGGGGGCAACCCCGACACCTTTGACGAAGAGGCCCTGAGCGCCATCAGCCGCATCACCCGGGGCGTGCCTCGGTTGATCAATTCGGTGTGCGACGACTCCCTTTTGCTGGCCTACACCCAGGACCAGGGTAAGGTGGGCCTGGCCCAGGTGGTGGCCGCGGCCAAGGAAGACCCCAGCCTGCGCTGGACCTTCGGCGACGCGGACCTGCTGCCCCCCGAGCCGGAGCCCGAGCCCGCCCCGGCCCCGGACGAGGCCTATGCCCCGGAAGAGGCCCAGGCGGCCGCCCCGACCACCACCGCGGACGCCCCTGCGGCACCCGCCGCTCCGGAGGCCCCTCCGGCCAAGGCCGGGCGCTTCAACCCGGCAGGGCTCATGCAAGGCTGGTCCTCCCGCCGGGTCGAGAAAAAGGCCCTGCGCCAGGAGGAAAAAGAGCATAAGCTGGCCGAAAAGGCCAAGATGGCCGAAGCCAAGGCCTTGGCCAAGGCCCAAGCCGCGGCCAACACCCAGGCCGAGGCCGAAGCGGCGGCCCAGGCCGAGGCCCGGGAAGCCGCCCGCGTCGCGGCGGCCCAAGCCGCACCGCCCCAGGAGGCAGCCCCCTCCGGCGCGCCGCAAAAAAAGCGCGGCCTGCTCTCGCGCATGGCGGCCAGCATGTCCAAGGAGGCGCCGGGCAGCTTCTGGAGGCGCCTGGCCTTTTTGGCGGTGCTTTTCCTGCTGGTGGCCGGCGGCTACGTGGGCTATCAGAAATGGGGCCGCGACCTGGCCGTCCGGCTGGGTCTGGCCAAGCCCCGCCTGATGATGCCCACGGACCTGACCTCGCCCCTCCCGGGTTCCGAACGCGGGAACCAGCAGGAAGGCCCCCCGGATTGGGGCCCCCTGTATCGTCCGGGCGGACCGGCCAAACCCGGCGTGACGGCCCCCATGGGAAGCAAAAATGGTTAAGCTAAGCGACGTTCTGGACAAAAAGGGCCGCAGCCTCAAGGAGGCCGACCTGGAGGAACACGATCGCCAGGCGGCGGTCGAGGAAAAGCCCCTTGCTCCTCCCAAGGCGTCTCCCGCCGCTACCCCGGCCGCCCCGGCGCCGCCCGCTCCCCCGGACAAGGCCCCGCGCAAGGGCGCGGCCCACATGCCCATAGCGCCAAAGCCGCAGGGCGACATCCCCTTGACCCCTCCCCCGGTCAAGCCCATGGGCGCGGAGGAGGCTGCCCGGCTGGTCAGCTATTACTCGCCCAACAGCCCCGAGGCCAAGCGCATCGACATGCTGCGCTCCCAGTTGCTCTACCCCTTCCACGGCGAGCCGCCGCGCACCATCATGATCACCAGCGCGGCCCCCCGGGAAGGGCGCAGCCTGCTCACGGCCAACCTGGCCATCTCCTTTGCCCGCGGGCTCCAGCAATACGTGATGGTGATGGACTGTCACCTCAACGAACCGGCCCAGCACCGCCTGCTGGGGGTGCCCCGGGTGCCGGGGCTCACCGACTTTTTGCTCTGGGACCGGCCGGTTCCCGAGATCATGCACTGGTCCGAACTGGGCAAGAGCTCGGAGGTGGGCACGCATGCGGAGGAGGATCAGCGTTCCAGGCTTTCGGTGATCCCGGCCGGCAGCCCATCCAACCGCTCGGCCGAGATCCTGGCCACGGACAAGATGCTCGGCCTGCTCAAGGAATTGCGCTCCCGCTACAAGGACCGCTACATCCTCCTGGACACCCCGCCGGTGCAGGCTTTCGACGACCCCGCCGTGTTGGCCCGCATGGTGGAGGGCATCGTGGTAGTGGTCCTGGGTGGGGTCACCGACCGGGAGCTGGTGCTCCGCAGCATCCGCTCCTTGCCCGAGGAAAAGATCGTGGGCCTGGTGCTCAACGACATGAAATCCGCCGTGATGGATGCTCCCGCCCTGGGCACTTTGCAGGGAGAGAACACCTAACATGCTGATCCTTTCCGGCAGGCCTTCCCCTTACATCATCGCCTTTGTCCTGGGTGAGTCCCTGCTAATGGTGATCGGCGCGGTGTTGGCGGTGTACTTCCGGCTGGGCACCACCGCCGAGCTCCTCACCTTCCGCTACTCCTGGTACCGC is a window from the Desulfarculaceae bacterium genome containing:
- a CDS encoding AAA family ATPase, producing the protein MYEEFFHFREKPFALEPSARFIVLSRDHREALATLVYAIDEQEGWAMLLGQPGVGKTTLCIALLRELGERVIPAVITNPRVEPLDFMNMMALELGLPGPYRSKGQFLVALNDLMKQCRRQGKAILLVIDEAHSLLPEMVEELRLLGNLDDSTPRVLNIFLVGQPELLKLIKDSGGASLLQRLRRYHLLKPLGDDETARYIKHRLQVAGGNPDTFDEEALSAISRITRGVPRLINSVCDDSLLLAYTQDQGKVGLAQVVAAAKEDPSLRWTFGDADLLPPEPEPEPAPAPDEAYAPEEAQAAAPTTTADAPAAPAAPEAPPAKAGRFNPAGLMQGWSSRRVEKKALRQEEKEHKLAEKAKMAEAKALAKAQAAANTQAEAEAAAQAEAREAARVAAAQAAPPQEAAPSGAPQKKRGLLSRMAASMSKEAPGSFWRRLAFLAVLFLLVAGGYVGYQKWGRDLAVRLGLAKPRLMMPTDLTSPLPGSERGNQQEGPPDWGPLYRPGGPAKPGVTAPMGSKNG